The following are encoded together in the Deinococcus soli (ex Cha et al. 2016) genome:
- a CDS encoding fructosamine kinase family protein, translated as MTLLDLPVRPLTPLLEMHLGAGIRAAQRLHGGDISDTFRLDTTRGPFVLKTSPQKAGRRLPDGFYAAEAHGLGLLRPAPLVTPDVIAHGSGPAGQPYLLLSWLPPGEDTPAAQDALGRGLAALHARPAPGFGGLPDNYFASLPQRNPPAASAAGFFWTARLEPLLTRERLHLTPRDRAGFDTLRERLPDLVPPEPPALVHGDLWHGNVHYTPRGPALIDPAVGFSHREVDVAALRLFGGVPRRVFQAYHEAYPLADGWKARAALWNLYPLLAHLLLFGEGYLGRTREALHAALNPR; from the coding sequence ATGACGCTCCTCGACCTGCCTGTCCGGCCCCTGACCCCGCTGCTGGAGATGCACCTGGGCGCGGGCATCCGCGCGGCGCAGCGGCTGCACGGCGGGGACATCAGCGACACGTTCCGGCTGGACACCACGCGCGGTCCCTTTGTCCTGAAGACCTCGCCGCAGAAGGCGGGCCGCCGCCTACCGGACGGGTTCTACGCGGCCGAGGCGCACGGCCTGGGCCTGCTGCGCCCGGCGCCGCTGGTCACGCCGGACGTCATCGCGCACGGCAGCGGTCCCGCCGGGCAGCCGTACCTGCTGCTGTCCTGGCTGCCGCCCGGCGAGGACACGCCCGCCGCGCAGGACGCCCTGGGGCGCGGCCTCGCGGCGCTGCACGCCCGTCCGGCCCCGGGCTTCGGGGGGCTGCCGGACAACTATTTCGCGTCCCTGCCGCAGCGCAACCCGCCCGCCGCGAGTGCCGCCGGGTTCTTCTGGACGGCGCGGCTGGAGCCGCTGCTGACCCGCGAGCGGCTGCACCTGACCCCCCGCGACCGGGCGGGCTTCGACACGCTGCGTGAGCGGCTGCCAGACCTGGTCCCGCCTGAGCCGCCTGCACTGGTCCACGGCGACCTGTGGCACGGGAACGTGCACTACACGCCGCGCGGCCCGGCCCTGATCGACCCGGCGGTGGGGTTCAGTCACCGCGAGGTGGACGTGGCGGCCCTGCGGCTGTTCGGCGGCGTGCCCCGACGGGTCTTCCAGGCGTACCACGAGGCGTACCCGCTGGCGGACGGCTGGAAGGCGCGCGCGGCGCTGTGGAACCTGTACCCGCTGCTGGCGCACCTGCTGCTGTTCGGCGAGGGGTACCTGGGCCGCACGCGCGAGGCGCTGCACGCGGCCCTCAATCCACGTTAG
- a CDS encoding VOC family protein — protein sequence MTTTSVLPASTHVGAVHLNVRDLNGTAAFYATLLGLNAATQTDTDVILAAQGRPLLHLHAAPDLPRAPVSRPGLYHTAFLLPTRADLGRWLAHAARLGLRIGSGDHLVSEAFYLSDPEGNGIEVYADRPRDTWTWRDGQVQMDTKAVDAAAVLASAGIDPATLDGAHPFTAPQDTTVGHVHLKVGSAAQAARWYADTLGLDVVADLGSAAFLSWGGYHHHVGLNEWHSAGQPAPSTPAAGLAGVTFHTPDLGTLRTHLAGRADMQDAGDHLTLRDPWGNRVTVAQR from the coding sequence ATGACCACCACCTCCGTCCTGCCCGCCAGTACCCACGTCGGCGCCGTGCACCTGAACGTCCGCGACCTGAACGGCACCGCCGCGTTCTACGCCACCCTGCTGGGCCTGAATGCCGCGACCCAGACCGACACCGACGTCATTCTGGCCGCGCAGGGCAGGCCGCTGCTGCACCTGCACGCCGCGCCGGACCTGCCGCGCGCGCCCGTCAGCCGACCCGGCCTGTACCACACCGCCTTCCTGCTCCCCACCCGCGCCGACCTGGGCCGCTGGCTGGCGCACGCCGCGCGGCTGGGCCTGCGGATCGGCAGCGGCGACCACCTCGTCAGCGAGGCCTTCTACCTCAGCGACCCCGAAGGGAACGGGATCGAGGTCTACGCCGACCGCCCGCGCGACACCTGGACGTGGCGGGACGGCCAGGTGCAGATGGACACGAAAGCCGTGGACGCCGCTGCCGTCCTCGCGTCCGCCGGGATCGACCCTGCCACGCTGGACGGCGCGCACCCCTTCACCGCGCCGCAGGACACGACCGTCGGGCACGTGCACCTGAAGGTCGGCAGCGCCGCGCAGGCCGCCCGCTGGTACGCCGACACGCTGGGCCTGGACGTCGTCGCCGACCTGGGCAGCGCCGCGTTCCTGTCGTGGGGCGGATACCACCACCACGTCGGCCTGAACGAATGGCACAGCGCCGGGCAGCCCGCGCCGAGCACCCCCGCCGCCGGACTGGCCGGCGTGACCTTCCACACCCCCGACCTGGGCACCCTACGCACGCACCTCGCGGGCCGCGCGGACATGCAGGACGCGGGCGACCACCTGACCCTGCGCGATCCCTGGGGCAACCGCGTGACCGTCGCCCAGCGCTGA
- a CDS encoding non-heme iron oxygenase ferredoxin subunit: protein MSDTPARTLVGPAEALPDGQQTAVDIGGVSVVVVNFEGQFYALRNNCTHKDFPLLGGDVSMGRITCEKHGAKFELATGKAKTLPAVKPVKLYRTQVEDGQLYVSEL from the coding sequence ATGAGCGACACGCCCGCCCGCACCCTCGTCGGCCCCGCCGAAGCCCTGCCCGACGGACAGCAGACCGCTGTGGATATCGGTGGGGTCAGCGTGGTCGTCGTGAACTTCGAGGGGCAGTTCTACGCCCTGCGGAACAACTGCACCCATAAGGACTTCCCGCTGCTGGGCGGCGACGTCAGTATGGGCCGCATCACCTGCGAGAAGCACGGCGCGAAATTCGAACTCGCGACCGGGAAGGCCAAGACGCTGCCCGCGGTGAAACCCGTCAAGCTCTACCGCACGCAGGTCGAGGATGGCCAGCTGTACGTCTCCGAGCTGTAA
- a CDS encoding ankyrin repeat domain-containing protein — MSDGVTGDGVTVGDREAAFFLAIKTRDEALLRALVGGDAGLLGLPSPMGVSPVLFAVYYGRADMARVLVELGAPLNVFEAAALGDEAALTRELDANPALVGGVSGDGFSPLGLAAFFGHAGVAEVLLSRGADVNAVSRNAMRVQPLHSAVAGGHAALARALVMAGADVNATQQDEFTPLMAAAQNGDAGLALFLRQRGADAEAVTADGRRAADFARAEGHAALADALGGLLPT, encoded by the coding sequence ATGAGTGATGGTGTAACGGGTGATGGTGTGACCGTGGGGGACCGGGAGGCGGCGTTTTTCCTGGCAATCAAGACGCGGGACGAGGCGCTGTTGCGCGCCCTGGTGGGCGGGGACGCGGGGCTGCTGGGCCTGCCCAGCCCGATGGGCGTGAGTCCGGTGCTGTTCGCGGTGTACTACGGCCGGGCGGACATGGCGCGCGTGCTGGTCGAGCTGGGCGCGCCGCTGAACGTGTTCGAGGCGGCGGCGCTGGGGGACGAGGCGGCCCTGACGCGCGAACTGGACGCCAACCCGGCGCTGGTGGGCGGCGTGAGCGGGGACGGGTTCAGTCCGCTGGGCCTCGCGGCGTTCTTCGGGCACGCGGGGGTGGCAGAGGTGCTGCTGTCGCGCGGCGCGGACGTGAACGCGGTGAGCCGCAACGCGATGCGGGTGCAGCCGCTGCACTCGGCGGTGGCGGGTGGGCACGCGGCGCTGGCGCGGGCGCTGGTGATGGCGGGCGCGGACGTGAACGCCACGCAGCAGGACGAATTCACGCCGCTGATGGCCGCTGCGCAGAACGGCGACGCGGGGCTCGCGCTGTTCCTGCGTCAGCGTGGGGCGGACGCGGAAGCGGTAACGGCGGACGGTCGCCGCGCCGCGGATTTCGCGCGCGCGGAGGGGCACGCGGCGCTGGCCGACGCGCTGGGGGGACTGCTGCCTACCTGA
- a CDS encoding serine hydrolase domain-containing protein has protein sequence MPLSMVQVSPESLGLPSGAVLAWLDALAADGLELHGFTLRRSGRVVAGGHWFPYGPERVHHVYSLSKAFAAVGVGLLVQEGRLGVEDRVVDLFPDALPPVVDGHLRAMRVEDLLTMRTGHAADVTDALVAAGDGDWAAAFLAQPVAFRPGTHFVYSSGASFMLSALVQRVTGGTLLDFLTPRLLEPLGFRGAHWVSNARGVNLGGWGLHLRTGDVARFGQLLLNRGVWQGRTLLAPAWVDAMSAAHVPPGTNPDDGNSDWAQGYGYQLWRCRHGAYRADGAFGQFCVVMPEQDMVLAVTAGVGDMGRVLDHTWTHLLGNAQESPLSPGADTEALRVRCAGLMLDVPEILDPPPLRDVRAHFTFSPNDEGWEAATLTVTSERGTLILDGRVPNTVRFTLNAWEEQTLNTWGTTVALTVRAGWQADGTLALTLLLIGDGARWEVRWPAPDAPVTVHLCAPHYGEGHTLSARASTLGA, from the coding sequence GTGCCTCTTTCTATGGTTCAGGTGTCGCCGGAGTCGCTGGGTCTGCCGTCCGGGGCGGTGCTGGCGTGGCTGGACGCCCTGGCGGCGGACGGGCTGGAGCTGCATGGCTTCACGTTGCGGCGGTCGGGGCGGGTGGTGGCCGGGGGGCACTGGTTCCCTTACGGGCCGGAGCGGGTGCATCACGTGTACTCGCTGAGCAAGGCGTTCGCGGCGGTGGGCGTGGGGCTGCTGGTACAGGAGGGTCGCCTGGGTGTGGAGGACCGGGTGGTGGACCTCTTCCCGGACGCCCTGCCGCCGGTGGTGGACGGGCACCTGCGGGCCATGCGGGTCGAGGATCTGCTGACCATGCGGACGGGGCACGCGGCGGACGTGACGGACGCACTGGTGGCGGCGGGGGACGGGGACTGGGCAGCGGCGTTCCTGGCGCAGCCGGTGGCGTTCAGGCCGGGGACGCACTTCGTGTACAGCAGTGGCGCGTCGTTCATGCTGTCGGCCCTGGTGCAGCGCGTGACCGGGGGGACGCTGCTGGACTTCCTGACGCCGCGCCTGCTGGAGCCGCTGGGGTTCCGGGGGGCGCACTGGGTCAGCAACGCGCGGGGCGTGAACCTGGGTGGGTGGGGCCTGCACCTGCGGACCGGGGACGTGGCGAGGTTCGGGCAGCTGCTGCTGAACCGGGGAGTGTGGCAGGGGCGGACGCTGCTGGCTCCGGCGTGGGTGGACGCGATGAGTGCCGCGCACGTCCCGCCCGGCACGAACCCCGACGACGGGAACAGCGACTGGGCGCAGGGGTACGGGTATCAGCTGTGGCGCTGCCGTCACGGCGCGTACCGCGCGGACGGCGCGTTCGGGCAGTTCTGCGTGGTGATGCCGGAGCAGGACATGGTACTGGCGGTCACGGCGGGCGTGGGCGACATGGGGCGGGTGCTGGATCACACCTGGACGCACCTGCTGGGGAACGCGCAGGAGTCTCCCCTGTCGCCCGGTGCGGACACGGAGGCGCTGCGGGTGCGCTGCGCGGGCCTCATGCTGGACGTTCCGGAGATCCTCGATCCGCCCCCGCTGCGAGACGTGCGGGCGCACTTCACCTTCAGCCCGAACGACGAGGGGTGGGAGGCCGCGACCCTGACCGTCACGAGCGAACGCGGCACGCTGATCCTCGACGGGCGGGTGCCGAACACGGTCCGCTTCACCCTGAACGCCTGGGAGGAGCAGACGCTGAACACCTGGGGCACCACCGTCGCCCTGACCGTCCGGGCGGGCTGGCAGGCGGACGGGACGCTGGCCCTGACCCTGCTGCTGATCGGGGACGGCGCCCGCTGGGAGGTGCGCTGGCCCGCGCCGGATGCGCCCGTGACGGTGCATCTGTGCGCTCCGCATTACGGCGAGGGCCACACGTTGAGTGCCCGAGCCTCTACCCTGGGCGCATGA
- a CDS encoding acetyl-CoA C-acetyltransferase, translating into MSKLVIVAAKRTPIGSFMGSLKDVSAADLGVTAAKAVLDGVSGADVADVIVGNVLQAGSGMNVGRQVGIGAGLPQDVPGLTVNRVCGSGLQAVISAAQGIRAGDGQLYLAGGTESMSRAPYLLPRAREGYRLGHAQALDSILSDGLTDVFGNYHMGITAENIAEAWNLTREEQDAFALESQTRAAAALDGNFFADELVSVEVPGRKGPTTFSADEYPRATTAEALAKLKPAFRKDGTVTAGNASGINDGAAMLLVASEEYAQAHGLPILAEIASYAAIGVDPAIMGIGPAKAVPVALTRAGMSVADVDLFELNEAFAAQSLAVVRDLNADPARVNVTGGAVALGHPIGASGARVLVTLIHQLRRLGKETGVASLCIGGGMGIAVVVRARA; encoded by the coding sequence ATGAGCAAACTGGTGATCGTGGCGGCGAAGCGCACGCCGATCGGAAGCTTCATGGGCAGCCTGAAGGACGTCTCGGCCGCCGACCTGGGCGTCACGGCGGCGAAGGCCGTGCTGGACGGCGTCAGCGGCGCGGACGTGGCGGACGTGATCGTGGGGAACGTCCTTCAGGCCGGGAGCGGCATGAACGTGGGCCGTCAGGTCGGGATCGGCGCGGGCCTCCCGCAGGACGTGCCCGGACTGACCGTGAACCGCGTGTGCGGCAGCGGCCTCCAGGCGGTCATCAGCGCCGCGCAGGGCATCCGCGCCGGGGACGGACAGCTGTACCTCGCGGGCGGCACCGAGAGCATGAGCCGCGCCCCGTACCTCCTCCCCCGCGCCCGTGAAGGGTACCGGCTGGGGCACGCGCAGGCGCTGGACTCCATCCTCTCGGACGGCCTGACCGACGTGTTCGGCAACTACCACATGGGCATCACCGCCGAGAACATCGCCGAGGCATGGAACCTCACCCGCGAGGAACAGGACGCCTTCGCGCTCGAAAGCCAGACCCGCGCCGCCGCCGCGCTGGACGGGAACTTCTTCGCGGACGAACTCGTCAGCGTGGAGGTGCCGGGCCGCAAGGGCCCCACGACCTTCAGCGCCGACGAGTACCCGCGCGCCACCACCGCCGAGGCCCTCGCGAAACTGAAACCCGCCTTCAGGAAGGACGGGACCGTCACCGCCGGGAACGCCAGCGGCATCAACGACGGCGCCGCCATGCTGCTGGTCGCCAGCGAGGAGTACGCGCAGGCGCACGGCCTGCCCATCCTGGCCGAGATCGCCAGTTACGCCGCCATCGGCGTGGACCCCGCCATCATGGGCATCGGCCCCGCGAAGGCCGTCCCGGTCGCCCTGACCCGCGCCGGGATGAGCGTCGCCGACGTGGACCTGTTCGAACTGAACGAGGCCTTCGCCGCGCAGTCCCTGGCCGTCGTGCGTGACCTGAACGCCGACCCCGCCCGCGTGAACGTCACGGGCGGCGCCGTCGCCCTGGGCCACCCCATCGGCGCTTCCGGGGCGCGCGTGCTCGTCACGCTGATCCACCAGCTGCGCCGCCTGGGCAAGGAAACCGGCGTCGCCAGCCTGTGCATCGGCGGCGGCATGGGCATCGCCGTCGTGGTGCGCGCCCGGGCTTAA
- a CDS encoding helix-turn-helix domain-containing protein, with protein sequence MPIRVHLDDLLAQRGMTLSELSSRVGITLANLSILKTGKARAVRFSTLDALCRALDCQPGDLLRWEDGPPDPDDP encoded by the coding sequence ATGCCCATCCGCGTGCACCTTGACGACCTGCTGGCGCAGCGGGGCATGACCCTCTCGGAACTCTCCTCGCGGGTGGGGATCACCCTGGCGAACCTCAGCATCCTGAAGACCGGGAAGGCCCGCGCGGTACGCTTCAGCACCCTGGACGCCCTGTGCCGCGCGCTGGACTGTCAGCCCGGCGACCTGCTGCGCTGGGAGGACGGTCCCCCCGACCCGGACGACCCGTGA
- a CDS encoding RNA polymerase sigma factor: protein MTLPTEPSLPDVISPELYGRLCTGEEQAWFEFVQEYEGRMYGYLYRLEGNSEDALDLTQEVFYRAWRSIRTFRAGERVLPWLYQVARNTQIESHRRKQLQRFSLEQAREDVGFEVTSERRSPVQAAESADAQDRVQRALSQLPHEYREAVVLRFVEDLSYDEIAQIQGVAIGTAKSRVFRAKEQLADLLESVADVH from the coding sequence GTGACCCTCCCGACCGAGCCCTCCCTTCCCGACGTGATCTCCCCAGAGCTGTATGGGCGCCTGTGCACGGGCGAGGAGCAGGCCTGGTTCGAGTTCGTGCAGGAGTACGAGGGCCGCATGTACGGGTACCTGTACCGCCTGGAAGGCAACAGCGAGGACGCGCTGGACCTGACGCAAGAGGTCTTCTACCGCGCGTGGCGCAGCATCCGCACATTCCGCGCCGGGGAGCGGGTGCTGCCGTGGCTGTATCAGGTGGCGCGCAACACCCAGATCGAATCGCACCGCCGCAAGCAGCTGCAACGCTTCTCGCTGGAGCAGGCGCGCGAGGACGTGGGCTTCGAGGTGACCAGCGAGCGCCGCTCGCCCGTGCAGGCTGCCGAGAGCGCCGACGCGCAGGACCGCGTGCAGCGCGCCCTGTCACAGCTGCCGCACGAGTACCGCGAGGCAGTCGTGCTGCGCTTCGTCGAAGACCTCAGTTACGACGAGATCGCGCAGATTCAGGGGGTGGCGATCGGCACGGCCAAAAGCCGCGTGTTCCGCGCCAAGGAGCAACTCGCCGACCTCCTCGAAAGCGTCGCCGACGTCCACTGA
- a CDS encoding FUN14 domain-containing protein — MSATGSLLSLLASTAPAPAGFADALKSLLPDLSVGALLGFATGVALKHIGRWALVGLGVLVITLQVLAYFDLVSVNWLRVQALAGPWLAQGRENGGAWLTRLLTANLPFAGAFTAGLLLGLRARV, encoded by the coding sequence TTGAGCGCCACCGGTTCACTCCTCAGTCTGCTGGCCAGTACGGCGCCCGCCCCGGCGGGCTTCGCGGACGCCCTGAAATCCCTGCTGCCCGACCTGAGCGTCGGCGCGCTGCTGGGCTTCGCGACGGGCGTCGCGCTGAAGCACATCGGGCGCTGGGCGCTGGTGGGGCTGGGCGTACTGGTCATCACGTTGCAGGTGCTGGCGTATTTCGATCTGGTCAGCGTGAACTGGTTGCGCGTGCAGGCGCTGGCCGGGCCGTGGCTGGCGCAGGGCCGCGAGAACGGCGGCGCGTGGCTGACCCGCCTGCTCACCGCGAACCTGCCCTTCGCCGGGGCGTTCACGGCGGGATTGCTGCTGGGCCTGCGCGCCCGCGTCTAA
- a CDS encoding peptidylprolyl isomerase, giving the protein MNKKKLVNVLMGVLALLLVVGMAYQFTPNLGDLFNKQTGTPALTVNGTTVTVEQLEAARRQNPVLSSTDTGVLGDDFKTYVVAQQVDQTLVSNAVKDIKVSRSDVDAKVKEVRAQNNLTDNKAWTDALQGVGLTDSDYRKQVRQSLAIERKVDEIKKAVPAATDAELQAYYDLNQEKYQTDARIQGRQIVVADKAKAADLLKQLQGGADFAQLAGANSTEFKDRGGALGPIENGVPRPVAQVALPSEVGAAAFALKDGGLTDVVESGGKFYIVKVEKYLAPSAKPFAEAKSDVATAVNESKKNAAVEAWVEGLRKDAKIEFKDLNWKVEDPTVATVAGQNVRYSQVIEQVVQNQQFGSLLQQVPAEQASQLVNGMLKPQVVQQIIQGYAAPTIAERLNLNLVGTRQEIAQGVAAYGARNAKVTDADLQAYYAENKAQFESPASAAVSEASFKDQAKAVAFRSSYTRGDFVSAASKAGGTVSERGTVTAGDGKLSEELNAAVFAAKSLKDAADGSLSDVVKVGDRYSVLYVTDLKPAETRSFAEVRDQIEPVVLGQKKSSEGQTFLDAQVKTLKPTDNLKTVLAAQEKRVAAAAPKTPATPAKDSTDGQTDGAATDPTTDGSATSAPPADK; this is encoded by the coding sequence GTGAACAAGAAGAAACTCGTGAACGTCCTGATGGGCGTCCTGGCCCTGCTGCTCGTGGTCGGCATGGCCTACCAGTTCACCCCGAACCTGGGCGACCTGTTTAACAAGCAGACCGGCACGCCCGCCCTGACCGTGAACGGCACGACCGTCACCGTCGAGCAGCTCGAAGCCGCCAGACGGCAGAATCCGGTGTTGAGCAGCACCGACACCGGCGTGCTCGGCGACGACTTCAAGACGTACGTGGTCGCGCAGCAGGTCGACCAGACGCTCGTGTCGAACGCCGTGAAGGACATCAAGGTCAGTCGCAGCGACGTGGACGCCAAAGTCAAGGAAGTCCGCGCGCAGAACAACCTGACCGACAACAAGGCCTGGACGGACGCGCTGCAGGGCGTGGGCCTGACCGACAGCGACTACCGCAAGCAGGTGCGCCAGAGCCTCGCCATCGAACGCAAGGTGGACGAGATCAAGAAGGCCGTCCCCGCCGCGACCGACGCGGAACTCCAGGCGTACTACGACCTGAACCAGGAGAAGTACCAGACGGACGCGCGCATCCAGGGCCGTCAGATCGTCGTGGCCGACAAGGCCAAGGCCGCGGACCTCCTGAAGCAGCTCCAGGGTGGCGCGGACTTCGCGCAGCTCGCGGGGGCCAACAGCACCGAGTTCAAGGACCGGGGCGGCGCCCTGGGCCCCATCGAGAACGGCGTGCCGCGCCCGGTGGCGCAGGTGGCGCTGCCCAGCGAGGTCGGCGCGGCCGCCTTCGCCCTGAAGGACGGCGGCCTGACGGACGTCGTGGAAAGCGGCGGGAAGTTCTACATCGTGAAAGTCGAGAAGTACCTCGCGCCGAGCGCCAAGCCCTTCGCCGAGGCCAAGAGCGACGTCGCGACGGCCGTGAACGAGAGCAAGAAGAACGCCGCCGTGGAAGCCTGGGTCGAGGGTCTGCGCAAGGACGCCAAGATCGAGTTCAAGGACCTGAACTGGAAGGTCGAGGACCCCACCGTCGCCACCGTCGCCGGGCAGAACGTCCGCTACTCGCAGGTGATCGAGCAGGTCGTGCAGAACCAGCAGTTCGGCAGCCTGCTCCAGCAGGTGCCTGCCGAGCAGGCCTCGCAGCTCGTGAACGGCATGCTGAAACCGCAGGTCGTGCAGCAGATCATCCAGGGGTACGCGGCGCCCACCATCGCCGAGCGCCTGAACTTGAACCTCGTCGGCACCCGCCAGGAGATCGCGCAGGGCGTCGCCGCGTACGGCGCGCGGAACGCGAAGGTCACCGACGCGGACCTGCAGGCGTACTACGCCGAGAACAAGGCCCAGTTCGAATCGCCCGCCAGCGCGGCGGTCAGCGAGGCCAGCTTCAAGGATCAGGCCAAGGCCGTGGCCTTCCGCAGCAGCTACACCCGTGGGGACTTCGTCTCGGCGGCCAGCAAGGCCGGCGGCACCGTCAGCGAGCGCGGCACCGTCACCGCCGGGGACGGCAAGCTGAGTGAGGAGCTGAACGCCGCCGTGTTCGCCGCGAAGTCCCTCAAGGACGCCGCCGACGGCAGCCTGAGCGACGTCGTGAAGGTCGGCGACCGCTACTCGGTGCTGTACGTCACCGACCTGAAGCCCGCCGAGACCCGGAGCTTCGCCGAGGTGCGCGACCAGATTGAGCCGGTCGTGCTGGGCCAGAAGAAGAGCAGCGAGGGCCAGACCTTCCTGGACGCCCAGGTGAAGACCCTCAAGCCCACCGACAACCTGAAGACCGTGCTGGCCGCGCAGGAGAAGCGCGTGGCCGCCGCGGCGCCCAAGACGCCCGCCACGCCCGCCAAGGACAGCACCGACGGCCAGACGGACGGCGCGGCAACCGACCCCACGACGGACGGCAGCGCCACCAGCGCCCCCCCCGCCGACAAGTAA
- a CDS encoding SIS domain-containing protein, producing MSTHLLTLLETLPGSYSGPTRPEDGPYGLVGSGEGTLAAHLAQTLVASSLTRSGTQFVLSSPDAAALATDYADLASVAGAQVRRVATGGTPEEIDTLVPGGPLATYHFAQYVAHATGHSEDAQAADALIADLAARCAPHVTENNPARDLAWSLWGRLPLLLAAPDADALPHAWQQLLARIGKTLSVPLIGDPLPLVTGAFEAQHEKGDAKVAVILGDADDTLLLAREVLESRIDEIIHVPYPGGAVGYPAQLALWYFGAWVAAYLAERYGATAADQPVLGRAQGVMSGEDREQARLAAPRDDLRRTNVVKDWADDQDLDDVELDDDEDDRDEE from the coding sequence ATGAGCACCCACCTCCTGACCCTGCTTGAAACGCTGCCCGGCAGCTACAGCGGCCCCACCCGCCCCGAGGACGGCCCCTACGGCCTCGTCGGCAGCGGCGAGGGTACCCTCGCGGCGCACCTCGCGCAGACGCTCGTCGCGAGCAGCCTCACCCGCAGCGGCACCCAGTTCGTCCTGAGCAGCCCCGACGCCGCCGCCCTGGCCACCGACTACGCCGACCTCGCCAGCGTCGCCGGCGCGCAGGTGCGCCGCGTCGCCACCGGCGGCACCCCCGAGGAGATCGACACCCTGGTCCCCGGCGGGCCGCTCGCCACGTACCACTTCGCGCAGTACGTCGCCCACGCCACCGGCCACAGCGAGGACGCCCAGGCCGCCGACGCCCTGATCGCCGACCTCGCCGCCCGCTGCGCCCCGCACGTCACGGAGAACAACCCCGCCCGGGACCTCGCCTGGAGCCTGTGGGGCCGCCTCCCGCTGCTGCTCGCCGCGCCCGACGCGGACGCCCTGCCGCACGCGTGGCAGCAGCTGCTGGCCCGCATCGGCAAGACCCTCAGCGTCCCCCTGATCGGCGACCCCCTGCCCCTGGTGACCGGCGCGTTCGAGGCGCAGCACGAGAAGGGCGACGCCAAGGTCGCCGTGATCCTCGGGGACGCCGACGACACCCTCCTGCTGGCGCGCGAGGTGCTCGAATCCCGCATCGACGAGATCATCCACGTGCCCTACCCAGGCGGCGCGGTCGGCTACCCCGCGCAGCTGGCCCTGTGGTACTTCGGCGCGTGGGTCGCCGCGTACCTCGCCGAACGCTACGGCGCGACCGCCGCCGACCAGCCCGTCCTGGGCCGCGCGCAGGGCGTCATGAGCGGCGAGGACCGCGAACAGGCCCGCCTCGCCGCGCCCCGCGACGACCTGCGCCGCACGAACGTCGTCAAGGACTGGGCCGACGACCAGGACCTGGACGACGTGGAACTCGACGACGATGAGGACGACCGCGACGAGGAGTGA
- a CDS encoding homoserine dehydrogenase: MRTVTVGVLGCGTVGQDVLNLIWRREAIFADLGVRIEVAGVLVRDTSRPRACPPGTPLTTDPGFLQECGVVIEAMGGVEHPMSLLRPHLRSGRPVITANKALLAEKWDELRDYALDGKLYYEASVMAGTPVIGPMSTVLRASTFQRLQAVLNGTCLYIVTQMEQGKEYAQALAEAQALGYAEDPPTLDVGGFDTAHKLTVLARFCADGNFPYDRVQVQGIEGLTLADVQAARARGERIKLVAELERVNGEWQARVSPQSLPEDHPLCNAGASRNAMVYEGEECGTLVFAGGGAGGMVTASAMVGDLLDWVIGFPGHVPLH; encoded by the coding sequence ATGAGAACCGTGACCGTGGGCGTGCTGGGCTGTGGGACCGTGGGGCAGGACGTCCTGAACCTGATTTGGAGGCGCGAGGCGATCTTCGCCGATCTGGGCGTGCGGATCGAGGTGGCGGGCGTGCTCGTCCGGGACACCTCGCGCCCGCGCGCCTGCCCGCCCGGCACGCCCCTGACGACCGACCCCGGCTTCCTGCAGGAGTGCGGCGTGGTGATCGAGGCGATGGGCGGCGTGGAGCACCCCATGAGCCTGCTGCGCCCGCACCTGCGTTCGGGCCGCCCGGTGATCACGGCGAACAAGGCGCTGCTGGCCGAGAAGTGGGATGAGCTGCGTGACTACGCGCTGGACGGCAAGCTGTACTACGAGGCGTCCGTGATGGCCGGAACGCCCGTGATCGGCCCGATGAGTACCGTGCTGCGCGCCAGCACCTTCCAGCGCCTTCAGGCGGTGCTGAACGGCACGTGCCTGTACATCGTCACGCAGATGGAACAGGGCAAGGAGTACGCGCAGGCCCTGGCGGAGGCGCAGGCGCTGGGGTACGCGGAGGACCCGCCCACCCTGGACGTCGGGGGCTTCGACACGGCACACAAACTGACGGTCCTGGCGCGCTTCTGCGCGGACGGCAACTTCCCGTACGACCGCGTGCAGGTGCAGGGCATTGAGGGCCTGACCCTCGCGGACGTGCAGGCGGCGCGCGCGCGTGGCGAGCGCATCAAACTGGTGGCGGAACTCGAGCGCGTGAATGGCGAGTGGCAGGCCCGCGTCTCCCCGCAGTCCCTCCCCGAGGATCACCCGCTGTGCAACGCCGGGGCCAGCCGCAACGCCATGGTGTACGAGGGCGAGGAGTGCGGCACCCTGGTCTTCGCGGGGGGCGGCGCGGGCGGCATGGTCACCGCGAGCGCCATGGTCGGCGACCTGCTCGACTGGGTGATCGGCTTCCCCGGGCACGTGCCGCTGCACTGA